In the genome of Hymenobacter taeanensis, one region contains:
- the rfaD gene encoding ADP-glyceromanno-heptose 6-epimerase encodes MIVVTGAAGFIASCLVTRLNAANFNDIVVVDNFNEERKLANLKGKHLREYVDRETFFEWLDANHEQVEFIFHLGARTDTTEQNRDILNVLNFEYSKKMWQACCQYQLPLVYASSAATYGSGTLGYSDEDALLPLLRPLNPYGDSKNDFDNWAVNQTEKPFFWAGLKFFNVYGPNEYHKGRMASVILHAFRQIQETGSMTLFRSHNPEYADGEQKRDFVYVKDVVEVCYFLMHNRQHSGIYNLGTGEARTFLDLTLNTFAALDRTADIHFRDTPEDIRDTYQYFTQAEMQKLRSIGYDRPFTRLEDGINDYVRNYLVTGNYY; translated from the coding sequence ATGATAGTTGTTACTGGAGCGGCCGGCTTTATTGCCAGCTGCCTTGTCACCCGCCTTAATGCCGCCAACTTCAACGATATCGTGGTGGTGGATAATTTCAACGAGGAGCGCAAACTCGCCAACCTGAAAGGCAAGCACCTGCGCGAGTATGTTGATCGGGAAACGTTTTTTGAGTGGCTCGATGCCAACCACGAGCAGGTAGAGTTCATCTTCCACCTGGGGGCCCGCACTGATACCACGGAGCAAAACCGCGACATTCTGAACGTACTCAATTTCGAGTACTCCAAGAAGATGTGGCAGGCCTGCTGTCAGTATCAACTGCCATTGGTGTACGCGTCGTCGGCGGCTACGTACGGCTCCGGCACGCTCGGCTACTCCGATGAGGATGCCCTGCTCCCACTACTCCGCCCGCTTAACCCCTATGGCGACTCTAAGAACGACTTTGATAATTGGGCTGTCAATCAAACGGAAAAGCCGTTTTTCTGGGCGGGCCTGAAGTTCTTCAACGTATACGGCCCTAACGAGTACCACAAGGGCCGCATGGCTTCCGTTATTCTGCACGCGTTCCGGCAGATTCAGGAAACCGGCTCCATGACCTTGTTCCGCTCGCACAACCCTGAGTATGCCGACGGGGAGCAGAAGCGCGACTTTGTGTACGTGAAGGACGTGGTAGAAGTATGCTATTTCCTGATGCATAACCGCCAGCACTCGGGCATTTACAACCTGGGCACCGGCGAAGCGCGAACTTTCCTGGATCTAACACTGAACACCTTCGCGGCCCTCGACCGCACCGCTGATATTCATTTCCGTGACACACCCGAAGACATCCGGGACACTTACCAATACTTTACGCAGGCTGAGATGCAGAAACTGCGCAGCATTGGCTACGACCGGCCCTTCACGCGCCTGGAGGATGGTATCAATGACTACGTGCGCAATTACCTGGTAACTGGCAATTACTACTAA
- a CDS encoding FAD/NAD(P)-binding protein, producing MMVRYTCDVHLVEPRLAPGPGLAYTARRPEYLMNVQSQYLSAFPDQPDHFRHWLRTNRNPDCELDFCSRQSYGRYLQQLIGQVLEWPSSNGIRCFWHAQAAVAAEINADQQTGLVRLADGTTLTSNYIILALGNFPPLKSAFAPALPALPGYHHNPWEQGVLHTIGLDETVLLLGSGLTAIDVLLGLRADGHRGKITIVSGHGRWPMVHQQYQEPYPSFYATELAGLTRVAAVMQVIRRHVGMAAEAGTDWRAVIDSLRPHLGLIWAAWPPEEQARFLRHVAGYWSVIRHRSPPQNAEVVASMLADGVLQEETGRVRGLAAGGEGVLVTVQQARQPHRQLTAAHVINCTGPLLDYSRISDSFVQSLRDAGQLCPDALRLGIKTDEHGALLSSTGSVSPILFTLGPSRRPAYYESTAVPELREQAAKLAKELGQRLVATATAI from the coding sequence ATGATGGTACGCTACACCTGCGACGTACACTTAGTGGAACCGCGGTTGGCGCCGGGGCCTGGCCTGGCGTACACCGCCCGCCGGCCCGAGTATCTGATGAATGTGCAGAGCCAGTACCTGAGTGCTTTTCCTGATCAGCCTGACCACTTCCGGCATTGGCTGCGCACCAACCGGAATCCCGACTGCGAACTAGATTTTTGCTCCCGGCAGAGCTACGGCCGTTACCTGCAGCAACTTATCGGGCAGGTGCTGGAGTGGCCTTCGTCAAACGGCATCCGGTGTTTCTGGCACGCACAGGCGGCAGTAGCAGCGGAGATTAACGCTGACCAGCAGACTGGCCTAGTGCGCCTGGCAGATGGTACCACACTCACAAGCAATTATATAATACTGGCGCTGGGTAATTTCCCGCCACTAAAATCGGCCTTTGCGCCGGCCCTGCCGGCTCTCCCTGGCTATCATCATAACCCCTGGGAGCAAGGCGTGCTTCACACTATTGGGTTAGATGAGACGGTGCTCTTGCTTGGCTCTGGCTTAACGGCCATTGATGTGCTCCTGGGCCTGCGGGCCGATGGACACCGCGGAAAGATAACGATTGTATCGGGGCACGGGCGCTGGCCGATGGTACACCAGCAGTATCAGGAGCCTTACCCCAGCTTTTACGCTACTGAACTGGCAGGCTTAACCAGGGTAGCAGCTGTTATGCAGGTTATTCGGCGGCACGTGGGGATGGCGGCAGAAGCCGGCACCGACTGGCGGGCCGTTATTGATTCTCTACGCCCCCATCTGGGCCTGATATGGGCCGCCTGGCCGCCGGAGGAGCAAGCCCGGTTTCTGCGCCATGTAGCGGGCTATTGGTCGGTGATACGGCACCGCAGCCCGCCGCAGAATGCCGAAGTGGTGGCCAGTATGCTGGCCGACGGCGTCCTGCAAGAAGAGACAGGCCGGGTCCGGGGGCTGGCAGCGGGTGGCGAAGGCGTTCTGGTAACCGTGCAACAGGCCAGGCAACCACACCGACAGCTCACGGCCGCTCACGTAATAAACTGCACTGGTCCACTGCTGGACTATAGCCGCATTTCAGACAGCTTTGTGCAGAGTTTACGCGACGCGGGCCAATTGTGCCCGGATGCGCTACGGCTCGGAATTAAAACCGATGAGCACGGCGCGCTTCTTAGCAGCACCGGGAGCGTGTCCCCCATTCTATTTACGCTTGGCCCTAGCCGGCGCCCGGCGTATTATGAATCTACAGCGGTGCCCGAGCTGCGGGAGCAAGCTGCCAAGCTGGCCAAGGAGCTTGGCCAGCGCCTGGTAGCTACTGCTACTGCCATTTAA
- a CDS encoding zinc-binding dehydrogenase yields MQALVLEGINQPLQLQEVATPTPGPGEVLVQLYAAALNHRDVWIQKGQYAGLKFPSILGSDGAGIVTAVGEGAPAELQGQAVVINPGHNWGNNPAAQAREFTILGLPHQGTFAEYVSVPARYVQAKPTYLSFEQAAALPLGGVTAYRAAFTRAGLQPGERVLITGIGGGVALLALQMAVAIGAEVWVTSGSQEKISRAIGLGAKGGISYKTEKWASELTKQAGGAFQVIIDSAVGPGFSELLDAAAPGGRIVFYGGTAGAMQDVPPAKIFWKQLSILGSTMGTEQDFAAMVSLFEQHQIVPVVDEVLPFADGEAAMSRMANGLQFGKLVLQIKAS; encoded by the coding sequence ATGCAAGCACTCGTTCTTGAGGGCATCAATCAGCCCCTGCAGCTTCAGGAAGTTGCCACCCCCACACCTGGTCCCGGCGAGGTATTGGTGCAACTTTACGCCGCCGCCCTTAATCACCGCGACGTCTGGATTCAGAAGGGGCAGTACGCAGGCCTGAAATTTCCCAGTATTCTGGGTTCCGATGGGGCTGGTATAGTGACAGCAGTAGGAGAGGGGGCCCCCGCTGAGTTGCAGGGACAGGCAGTGGTTATCAACCCCGGCCACAACTGGGGCAATAATCCCGCCGCGCAAGCCCGTGAGTTTACCATTCTGGGCCTCCCGCATCAGGGCACGTTTGCGGAGTACGTGAGCGTACCAGCCCGCTATGTGCAGGCTAAGCCCACCTACCTTTCGTTTGAACAGGCCGCTGCCTTGCCCTTAGGAGGGGTAACCGCGTACCGGGCCGCCTTTACGCGCGCGGGCTTACAGCCCGGCGAGCGGGTACTCATTACGGGCATTGGCGGTGGTGTGGCCCTGCTGGCTCTGCAAATGGCAGTGGCCATTGGCGCTGAGGTATGGGTAACGTCAGGCTCTCAGGAGAAAATAAGCAGAGCCATAGGCCTGGGGGCTAAAGGTGGTATCAGCTACAAAACCGAAAAGTGGGCCTCTGAGCTAACGAAGCAAGCGGGCGGAGCATTCCAGGTAATAATTGATAGCGCCGTAGGGCCCGGCTTCTCTGAATTGCTGGATGCCGCTGCTCCTGGTGGCCGCATCGTGTTTTATGGAGGTACGGCCGGTGCCATGCAGGATGTGCCTCCAGCCAAGATATTCTGGAAGCAGCTGTCTATACTAGGCTCTACTATGGGTACTGAGCAGGACTTCGCCGCAATGGTTAGTCTCTTTGAGCAGCATCAGATAGTGCCGGTCGTAGATGAAGTACTGCCATTTGCTGATGGAGAAGCCGCTATGAGCCGCATGGCTAACGGCCTACAGTTTGGTAAATTGGTGTTGCAAATAAAAGCCTCATAA
- a CDS encoding thiol-disulfide oxidoreductase DCC family protein, which yields MSGASAIILFDGVCNLCHGFVQFVIGRDKNQYFQFASLQSEVGQALLRQHGLQPAITPETVVLLEGGQAYAYSSAVLRIMRHLSGAWRWLYIARVLPRPLRDAAYRFVARHRYQWFGQQEACLLPTPALRQRFL from the coding sequence ATGTCTGGTGCTTCGGCTATTATTTTGTTTGATGGCGTGTGTAACCTCTGCCATGGCTTCGTCCAGTTCGTTATTGGCCGCGATAAAAACCAGTATTTTCAGTTTGCTTCGTTGCAGTCAGAGGTAGGCCAGGCACTACTAAGGCAGCACGGCCTGCAGCCCGCCATTACCCCCGAAACAGTGGTGCTGCTAGAGGGAGGACAGGCCTACGCATATTCTTCGGCCGTACTGCGCATTATGCGGCACCTAAGCGGCGCTTGGCGGTGGTTGTACATAGCTCGCGTGCTGCCTAGGCCACTGCGCGATGCGGCGTACCGCTTTGTAGCCCGGCACCGGTACCAGTGGTTTGGACAGCAGGAAGCTTGCCTGTTGCCTACTCCGGCCTTGCGGCAGCGCTTTCTCTAG
- a CDS encoding HTTM domain-containing protein — MLRFLTFLRRPFVVDLRALALLRAAVAAVVLLDLGIRSTDLEAFYSNMGVLPLSVLYEHLWNPYVFSLHTSSGLWQVEAVLFLLAAVAAVALLLGYKTRVATFISWLLLVSLQNRNPLILQGGDDLLRMLLFWGFFLPWGRVYSLDARKRPAPAQLSYFSAATVAYIVQICLVYWCTALLKSSPEWSRDGTALYYALSLDQVLLPGGRLIYPYPELLRFLTLATYRLELLLPFVLFIPVAVPWWRMLFVFVMYGFHLGISLTLFVGLFFLINMASVLGLLPASAMDWLEKHIVPRAQQLGPRVATRLAPLQPRLATWRQAVQVRIHTSWAVSEGLRRWLRTLREGLVAGLLVYICWWNLDSIVTPQWMMKAPLRWIGFLTRVDQHWGMFAPSVFKDDGWYILDGTTKDGRHVDLNRHGAALTYAKPASVVSLFKNDRWRKYSENYLFVDNSYMRPYYCNYLLRIWHENPANPPLQQLDVIYMKEVSQPDYKVPPPKPELLCGCAP, encoded by the coding sequence ATGCTCCGGTTTCTCACGTTCCTTCGTCGTCCATTCGTTGTTGATCTGAGGGCCCTGGCCCTTTTGCGCGCTGCCGTAGCAGCGGTGGTTCTGCTTGACTTGGGGATCCGCAGCACCGATCTGGAGGCCTTTTACTCCAACATGGGCGTGCTGCCGCTTTCGGTGCTGTATGAGCATTTGTGGAACCCCTACGTTTTCTCATTGCACACCAGCAGTGGCCTCTGGCAGGTGGAGGCGGTGCTTTTCTTACTGGCGGCAGTAGCGGCTGTTGCCCTTCTGCTGGGCTATAAAACCAGGGTTGCCACTTTCATCTCGTGGCTGCTGCTGGTGTCTTTGCAAAACCGGAACCCCTTGATTCTGCAGGGCGGCGACGACCTTCTCCGGATGCTGCTGTTTTGGGGCTTCTTCCTGCCCTGGGGCCGGGTATATTCCCTCGATGCGCGCAAGCGCCCAGCTCCCGCCCAGCTTAGCTACTTCAGTGCCGCTACAGTGGCCTACATTGTGCAAATCTGCCTGGTGTATTGGTGCACAGCCTTGCTGAAAAGCAGCCCCGAGTGGAGCCGCGATGGAACTGCGCTGTATTACGCCCTGAGCCTTGACCAGGTGCTACTGCCCGGCGGACGGCTGATTTACCCATACCCAGAGCTGCTGCGGTTCCTGACGCTCGCTACCTACCGGCTGGAGTTGCTGTTGCCCTTTGTGCTCTTTATCCCGGTGGCAGTGCCGTGGTGGCGGATGCTGTTTGTGTTTGTGATGTATGGCTTTCACCTCGGCATCAGCCTAACGCTGTTCGTAGGCCTGTTTTTCCTCATCAATATGGCGTCGGTGTTGGGTCTGTTGCCGGCTTCGGCCATGGATTGGCTGGAGAAACACATAGTGCCGCGGGCACAGCAGCTGGGGCCCCGGGTGGCAACTCGGCTGGCACCGCTGCAGCCCCGCCTGGCCACCTGGCGGCAAGCAGTGCAGGTGCGCATACATACCTCGTGGGCAGTATCGGAGGGGTTGCGCAGGTGGCTGCGCACGCTGCGCGAGGGGCTGGTAGCTGGCCTGCTCGTGTACATATGCTGGTGGAACCTCGACTCAATTGTAACACCCCAATGGATGATGAAAGCCCCCTTGCGCTGGATTGGGTTCCTGACTCGGGTAGATCAGCACTGGGGCATGTTTGCGCCTTCGGTATTCAAAGATGACGGCTGGTACATTCTGGATGGCACCACCAAAGATGGCCGCCACGTAGACCTTAACCGCCATGGTGCGGCACTCACCTATGCCAAGCCGGCCTCGGTGGTGTCCCTATTCAAAAATGACCGGTGGCGCAAGTACTCTGAAAACTACTTGTTCGTAGACAACAGCTACATGCGGCCTTACTACTGCAACTATCTGCTACGCATTTGGCACGAGAACCCGGCTAATCCGCCGCTGCAGCAGCTCGACGTCATCTACATGAAAGAAGTATCGCAACCCGATTACAAAGTTCCCCCGCCCAAGCCCGAGCTACTCTGTGGCTGCGCGCCATAG
- a CDS encoding MBL fold metallo-hydrolase: protein MTNHANRANTPTRFYVEPGVWGLRNVFVNLFYVRNPDVPTDPWVLVDAGLPGSGPKIHHHAQELFGADNPPAAILLTHGHFDHVGGLHYLLEQWPDVPVYAHPLELPYLTGLSAYPPPDPTVGGGAMAAMSFLYPKSPLDLGARVKALPDDGSVPFLAGWRWVFTPGHAPGHVSFFRDADKMLLAGDAFVTTKQESALAVWVQKQEVHGPPMYFTPDWELARQSVERLAGLMPRVAATGHGIPMRGEELSRQLTDLVENFEKKAVPLHGRYVGHPARTDERGVQSVPPAVAPHIPLWLLGAGLALVGGLLWANHRNQQDEADYYDEEEYE from the coding sequence ATGACTAACCACGCAAACCGCGCCAACACCCCCACCCGGTTCTATGTAGAGCCAGGTGTTTGGGGGCTGCGCAATGTATTTGTAAACCTGTTTTACGTGCGCAACCCCGATGTTCCTACGGACCCGTGGGTGCTGGTAGATGCCGGCCTGCCGGGCTCGGGGCCCAAGATTCACCACCATGCGCAGGAACTCTTTGGGGCCGATAACCCGCCGGCAGCCATTTTGCTCACCCACGGCCACTTTGATCATGTGGGTGGCCTACACTACCTGCTTGAGCAGTGGCCTGACGTGCCCGTGTACGCGCACCCGCTGGAGCTGCCTTACCTAACGGGGCTCTCAGCTTACCCACCCCCAGACCCCACCGTGGGCGGCGGCGCCATGGCAGCCATGTCCTTCTTATACCCCAAAAGCCCCCTCGACCTCGGTGCCCGGGTGAAGGCCTTGCCGGATGATGGCTCGGTACCGTTTCTCGCGGGCTGGCGTTGGGTGTTCACGCCGGGCCACGCCCCGGGTCACGTGTCGTTTTTCCGGGACGCAGACAAAATGCTACTGGCTGGTGATGCCTTCGTGACCACCAAGCAGGAGTCGGCGCTGGCGGTATGGGTGCAGAAGCAGGAGGTACACGGGCCGCCCATGTACTTCACCCCCGACTGGGAGCTGGCCCGGCAATCAGTGGAGCGGCTGGCGGGGCTGATGCCGCGAGTAGCCGCCACTGGCCACGGTATTCCGATGCGCGGTGAAGAACTCAGCCGCCAACTGACCGACCTGGTTGAAAACTTTGAGAAAAAGGCCGTGCCGCTGCATGGGCGCTACGTAGGCCACCCCGCCCGTACCGATGAGCGAGGCGTGCAGTCAGTACCGCCCGCGGTGGCCCCACACATTCCGCTCTGGCTACTGGGGGCCGGCCTGGCGTTGGTAGGCGGCCTGCTATGGGCCAACCACCGAAACCAGCAGGACGAGGCAGATTACTATGACGAGGAAGAGTATGAGTAA
- a CDS encoding RES family NAD+ phosphorylase yields the protein MASTPSSPPTGAQPLNRQLASLRHLDLRKHSIDELAERVRQLLQGQTMRCLTFAPGLVVYRGIVTKQRPRYVHDVSYPPAERVVHDQRANREGTPMFYCSATWHPPFFEAGVVPGDHIVISRWQTKKPLSIVSFGYADVCVDDPHTDRDQALRWALQQLPDDARALAQFLTGAFTRTVHDDNAHHYRLSIAIAEACQLGTAFDGLLYPSAAMPSPAHNLALHPSCLDEDKLTLQYVEQLRVNRIETETIDVCSINIARESNETGQLEWMERPGNWVLREGATCSDLCYQNGQWQ from the coding sequence ATGGCTTCCACTCCCTCCAGCCCACCCACTGGGGCCCAGCCACTCAACCGCCAGCTGGCCTCCCTGCGCCACCTAGACCTGCGCAAGCATTCCATTGATGAGCTGGCTGAGCGCGTGCGGCAGCTACTGCAAGGGCAAACTATGCGCTGCTTAACTTTTGCGCCGGGCCTGGTTGTGTACCGCGGCATCGTTACCAAACAACGTCCCCGCTATGTGCATGATGTATCGTACCCACCGGCAGAGCGAGTAGTACACGACCAACGGGCCAACCGGGAGGGCACCCCCATGTTTTACTGCAGCGCCACCTGGCACCCGCCGTTTTTTGAGGCCGGCGTAGTACCCGGCGACCATATTGTAATCAGTCGTTGGCAAACAAAAAAGCCTCTGAGCATTGTCAGCTTTGGCTATGCCGATGTGTGCGTAGACGACCCACACACTGACCGCGACCAAGCCTTACGCTGGGCCCTGCAACAGCTCCCGGATGACGCCCGGGCTTTGGCGCAGTTCCTGACGGGTGCCTTTACGCGCACGGTGCACGATGATAACGCTCATCATTACCGACTCTCAATTGCCATTGCTGAAGCTTGCCAGCTGGGCACTGCCTTTGATGGGCTCCTGTACCCCTCGGCGGCCATGCCCAGCCCAGCTCATAACCTGGCCCTCCATCCTTCCTGCCTCGACGAGGACAAGCTCACCCTACAATATGTAGAGCAGCTGCGCGTAAACCGGATTGAGACGGAAACCATTGACGTCTGCTCCATCAATATTGCGCGCGAAAGCAACGAAACCGGCCAGCTGGAGTGGATGGAACGCCCCGGCAACTGGGTGCTGCGCGAAGGCGCTACCTGCTCAGACTTGTGCTACCAGAATGGCCAGTGGCAGTAA
- a CDS encoding diphthine--ammonia ligase — MHSQVPAPALMNWSGGKDSALALYHALRNPELQLNALLTSVNAQYQRVSMHGVRVQLLEAQAQRIGLPLTQLLLPEMPDMSTYEAQMQAALAPLRAQGITHSVFGDIYLDDLRQYREQQLARVGMQAVFPLWQRPNEELLRDYLGLGFRAIVVCVNDRYLDQSFCGRLLNEEFLRDLPAGVDSCGENGEYHSFVFDAPYFSSPIPFERGELVHRTYQAPASSQSTCPPTTDTTAPPDPVAAGFWYCDLHLA, encoded by the coding sequence ATGCATTCACAAGTACCGGCCCCGGCCCTCATGAACTGGAGCGGTGGCAAAGATTCCGCCCTGGCGCTCTACCACGCCTTGCGCAACCCTGAGTTGCAGCTCAACGCGTTGTTAACCAGCGTAAACGCGCAGTATCAACGGGTGTCTATGCATGGGGTGCGCGTGCAGCTGCTGGAAGCGCAGGCCCAGCGCATTGGCCTGCCGCTCACCCAGCTCCTGCTCCCCGAAATGCCCGACATGAGCACCTACGAGGCACAAATGCAGGCGGCCCTGGCCCCGTTGCGGGCGCAGGGCATAACTCATTCCGTATTCGGAGATATTTACCTCGACGATTTACGTCAGTACCGGGAGCAGCAGCTGGCTCGCGTGGGCATGCAGGCAGTATTTCCGCTCTGGCAGAGGCCTAACGAAGAATTGCTGCGCGACTACCTGGGACTGGGTTTCCGGGCGATAGTGGTGTGCGTAAACGACCGGTACCTCGACCAAAGCTTCTGCGGCCGCCTCCTCAACGAGGAGTTCCTGCGCGACTTGCCCGCGGGCGTAGACTCCTGCGGCGAAAATGGGGAGTATCACAGCTTTGTGTTTGACGCTCCTTACTTCAGCAGCCCTATTCCGTTTGAGCGCGGCGAGCTGGTGCACCGTACCTATCAGGCCCCTGCCAGCAGCCAAAGCACCTGCCCACCCACTACAGATACCACCGCACCACCTGACCCAGTTGCGGCGGGTTTCTGGTACTGTGACCTGCACCTGGCCTAG
- a CDS encoding DUF4126 family protein, giving the protein MSKHLWQTIGLSGLAGFRSMTAPALLSSNLLKYHPQALEGSPLRYLQKPLVANGLKVMALGEMAADKLPQMPDRIAPGVLAGRIASGALIGATLYKVNHGSLLNGALLGSLAAVAGSYLSFFLRKQATQSSGLPGGIVGGLEDLLTVGTGLALTKGSHVAQPQPRRWAL; this is encoded by the coding sequence ATGAGCAAACATCTTTGGCAAACCATTGGCCTGAGCGGCCTGGCGGGCTTCCGGAGCATGACGGCCCCCGCGCTGCTGAGCAGCAACCTTCTCAAATACCATCCGCAGGCTCTCGAAGGCTCACCGTTGCGGTACCTGCAAAAGCCCCTGGTAGCCAATGGCCTGAAAGTAATGGCCCTTGGCGAGATGGCCGCCGATAAACTGCCCCAAATGCCCGATAGAATTGCGCCAGGCGTCTTGGCCGGGCGTATTGCCTCGGGTGCCTTGATTGGCGCTACCCTCTACAAGGTGAACCACGGCAGCTTGCTTAATGGCGCATTGCTAGGCAGCCTGGCTGCCGTAGCGGGCAGCTACCTGAGCTTTTTCCTGCGCAAGCAAGCCACTCAAAGCTCTGGGCTGCCCGGGGGTATAGTAGGCGGCCTAGAAGACCTACTAACGGTGGGCACTGGGCTGGCCCTCACCAAGGGCAGCCACGTAGCGCAGCCTCAGCCCCGGCGGTGGGCCCTCTAA
- a CDS encoding DoxX family protein, whose translation MKLSTPALAFVLGRLMLGVNFTVHGLVRLPKLAGFRAGLLKQFAASPLPAPLVEAFATVLPFAEAGIGVLLLLGQFTRPALTAAMLVLTSLVFGSALLEQWDTVGTQMIYGIFVLGLILLSPHNRLCLDRVSSNAPLGH comes from the coding sequence ATGAAGCTTTCTACTCCTGCGCTGGCCTTTGTGTTGGGCCGCCTGATGTTGGGTGTCAATTTTACGGTGCACGGGCTGGTGCGGCTGCCTAAGCTGGCGGGCTTTCGGGCGGGGCTGCTGAAGCAGTTTGCCGCCTCCCCGCTGCCGGCGCCGCTGGTAGAGGCCTTTGCCACGGTGCTCCCGTTTGCGGAAGCTGGCATTGGTGTGCTGCTCTTGCTGGGCCAGTTTACGCGCCCAGCTCTTACGGCTGCCATGCTGGTACTTACCAGCCTAGTATTTGGCAGTGCCCTGCTTGAGCAGTGGGACACGGTGGGCACCCAAATGATATACGGTATTTTCGTGCTGGGGCTCATTCTGCTCAGCCCGCACAACCGCCTCTGCCTCGACCGCGTTAGCTCTAACGCGCCTCTAGGCCACTAA
- a CDS encoding aldo/keto reductase, whose amino-acid sequence MADQTNTSYAPTFTLGGDLTVNRMGYGAMRITGEGIWGPPQDHDESIRVLKRAVELGINFIDTADSYGPNVSEELIAEALHPYRAGLVIATKGGLLRTGPNQWPINAHPNHLREALEGSLKRLKLDQIDLYQLHRVDPEVPFEKTLEFLQQAQKDGLVKHIGLSEVSVEQIKKAQEYVKVVSVQNMYSVDNRKWEAELKYCEQNDMAFIPWYPLNGGNTEALGKLEKIGQKYEASKQQIALSWLLHRSPNILLIPGTSKVKHLEENAKATSISLSQEDMDALESLSK is encoded by the coding sequence ATGGCTGATCAAACCAACACCTCGTACGCGCCCACCTTTACGCTGGGCGGCGACCTTACCGTTAACCGCATGGGCTACGGCGCTATGCGCATTACCGGCGAGGGCATTTGGGGCCCACCTCAAGACCACGATGAATCCATTAGGGTACTGAAGCGCGCCGTGGAGCTGGGCATCAACTTCATTGACACCGCCGACAGTTACGGCCCCAATGTATCGGAAGAGCTGATTGCCGAAGCCCTCCACCCTTACCGCGCCGGCCTGGTCATTGCTACCAAGGGTGGCCTACTGCGCACCGGCCCCAACCAATGGCCCATCAATGCCCACCCCAACCACCTGCGGGAGGCGCTGGAGGGTAGCCTGAAGCGCCTGAAGCTAGACCAGATTGATTTGTACCAGCTGCACCGCGTAGATCCGGAAGTCCCATTCGAGAAAACCCTGGAGTTTCTGCAGCAGGCACAGAAGGATGGCTTGGTAAAGCACATTGGCCTTTCAGAGGTAAGCGTAGAGCAGATTAAGAAGGCTCAGGAATATGTAAAAGTGGTATCGGTACAGAACATGTACAGCGTAGATAACCGCAAGTGGGAGGCTGAGCTGAAGTACTGCGAGCAGAACGATATGGCTTTTATTCCGTGGTACCCGCTCAACGGGGGGAATACTGAGGCCCTGGGCAAGCTGGAGAAGATTGGCCAGAAGTATGAAGCCAGCAAGCAGCAAATTGCCCTGAGCTGGCTGCTGCACCGCTCGCCCAACATCCTGCTCATTCCGGGTACTTCTAAAGTGAAGCACCTAGAAGAAAACGCAAAAGCCACCTCCATTTCCCTTTCGCAGGAAGACATGGATGCGCTGGAATCATTGAGCAAGTAG